One Solanum lycopersicum chromosome 4, SLM_r2.1 DNA window includes the following coding sequences:
- the LOC101264204 gene encoding xylan glycosyltransferase MUCI21-like yields the protein MCKKMMHYKRYQHWNRKGDVFVVCVDEETTPLGLVCGNSSYNHKRTKPKLFYLLFLCLISFSFFLAPQLFTSHHNFSLLYSFSSEEGGLISESDFNACSSVSNGSICCERSSIRSDVCVMKGDVRTDSASSRITLYRNNGHENGEVLRHEKIRPYTRKWEKNVMDTIDELDLVVKGEHSRVHQKCDVKHDVPAVFFSTGGYTGNLYHEFNDGLLPLYITSQQFNKKVVFVILEYHAWWIMKYENVLSHLTEYPIIDFSGDKRTHCFPEAIVGLRIHDELTVNSSLMGNDKTIRDFRDLLDRAYWPRIRSLIQDEEREARMNMEKHISLPSSETKMEEKQDMKKPKVVIIARNDSRAIVNEDSLVKLLEDVGFHVEVLRPQRTTELASIYRVLNSSDVMIGVHGAAMTHFLFMRPGSVFIQIIPLGTDWAAGTYYGEPAVKLGLKYIGYKILPKESSLYDEYDKNDPVLTDPNSVNDRGWEFTKKIYLDRQNVKLNLGRFRKRLLRAYYHSVANESLRYRHQSQ from the exons ATGTGCAAGAAAATGATGCATTATAAGAGATATCAGCACTGGAATAGGAAAGGGGATGTTTTTGTGGTTTGTGTAGATGAAGAAACTACCCCTCTTGGTTTAGTGTGTGGAAATTCTAGTTACAATCACAAAAGAACTAAACCAAAACTTTTTtaccttctttttctttgtttaatctCTTTTAGCTTTTTTTTAGCTCCACAGTTGTTCACTTCTCATCATAATTTTTCTCTCTTGT ATTCATTTAGTTCTGAAGAAGGTGGACTAATTTCTGAATCAGATTTTAATGCTTGTTCCTCTGTCTCTAATG GGTCAATTTGCTGTGAAAGAAGCAGTATCCGCTCCGATGTATGCGTGATGAAAGGGGATGTTAGGACAGATTCTGCTTCCTCTAGAATTACCCTCTACAGAAACAATGGTCATGAGAATGGTGAGGTGCTTCGGCATGAGAAGATTAGGCCATATACTCGGAAATGGGAAAAAAATGTGATGGACACCATAGATGAGTTAGACCTTGTTGTGAAGGGAGAGCATTCGAGGGTTCATCAAAAGTGTGATGTTAAACATGATGTGCCGGCTGTGTTTTTCTCTACTGGAGGTTACACCGGTAATCTTTACCACGAGTTTAATGACGGACTTTTGCCCCTTTACATCACTTCTCAGCAGTTCAACAAGAAGGTTGTGTTTGTAATCCTTGAGTACCATGCATGGTGGATTATGAAGTACGAGAACGTCCTGTCTCACCTCACTGAGTATCCTATTATAGATTTTAGCGGAGATAAGAGGACACATTGCTTCCCTGAAGCCATAGTTGGTTTAAGAATCCATGATGAGCTAACGGTTAATTCTTCATTGATGGGAAATGATAAGACCATTAGAGACTTTAGAGACCTTCTAGACCGAGCTTATTGGCCTCGGATTAGAAGTTTGATCCAAGATGAGGAACGTGAAGCTCGAATGAACATGGAAAAACATATTTCTTTACCCTCATCCGAAACAAAGATGGAAGAAAAACAGGATATGAAGAAACCTAAAGTGGTTATAATAGCTAGAAATGATTCGAGAGCTATAGTGAACGAAGATTCTTTGGTTAAACTACTCGAAGATGTTGGATTTCATGTGGAAGTTTTGAGGCCACAACGAACAACAGAGCTTGCAAGTATCTACCGAGTCCTTAATTCAAGTGATGTTATGATAGGAGTTCATGGTGCTGCGATGACACATTTCCTCTTCATGAGGCCTGGTTCTGTTTTCATCCAAATCATTCCACTCGGAACAGATTGGGCAGCAGGTACTTATTACGGAGAACCAGCAGTGAAACTGGGCCTCAAGTACATTGGATACAAAATTCTTCCGAAAGAGAGTTCATTGTATGATGAATATGACAAGAATGATCCCGTCCTGACTGACCCTAACAGCGTGAATGATAGAGGATGGGAGTTCACGAAAAAGATCTACCTTGATCGACAAAATGTTAAGTTGAATCTTGGAAGGTTCCGTAAAAGATTGCTTCGTGCCTACTATCATTCTGTGGCCAATGAAAGCTTACGTTATCGGCATCAAAGTCAGTAA